One Drosophila willistoni isolate 14030-0811.24 chromosome 2R unlocalized genomic scaffold, UCI_dwil_1.1 Seg167, whole genome shotgun sequence DNA segment encodes these proteins:
- the LOC6642439 gene encoding protein Mabiki, which translates to METYRHKKFDFQRSAKKEEKIEIPSPCTTPLELDDSSSCSDFGVFYEPRVKRRRLNSSICESIESESTTSSTLSTISPATMRDICKYHGNMVRKFPKKERTPKDQERRDKNTIACRMSRRVKKLEHLAIEEQYKEFTSQHMKIVEQSMRATVYLNYLNQLAEKQGNQSKNGSSPLPVSGKNFSIDYLIGSKKRETVYGI; encoded by the coding sequence ATGGAAACCTATCGCCAtaagaaatttgattttcaacGCTCTGCTAAGAAAGAAGAGAAGATCGAAATACCATCACCTTGTACCACTCCATTGGAACTAGATGATTCGAGTAGTTGCAGTGACTTTGGTGTCTTCTACGAGCCCCGTGTCAAACGTCGTCGTCTCAATAGCTCCATCTGTGAGTCCATCGAATCGGAATCTACCACATCGTCCACACTATCGACCATAAGTCCTGCCACAATGCGTGACATCTGCAAATATCATGGCAACATGGTACGGAAATTTCCCAAAAAAGAGCGTACACCCAAGGATCAAGAGAGACGGGATAAAAATACGATTGCCTGTCGTATGAGTCGGCGTGTAAAGAAACTGGAGCATTTGGCCATCGAGGAGCAGTACAAGGAATTCACCAGTCAGCACATGAAGATTGTGGAGCAGAGTATGCGAGCCACCGTCTACTTGAACTATCTCAACCAACTGGCCGAGAAACAGGGGAATCAATCAAAAAATGGAAGTTCCCCGCTGCCCGTTTCTGGCAAGAATTTTAGCATAGATTACTTAATTGGTAGCAAAAAGAGGGAAACCGTTTACGGAATTTAG